In a single window of the Xylanimonas protaetiae genome:
- a CDS encoding DUF1648 domain-containing protein, which produces MTTGPVPGIRTAEPWKALARRSTLWSSAVALLLLVASAAVTVAWRDDLPDPVASHWGADGQVDGVMSLGGWVAVVLGTGVGCTLLFGAIGWFWGKAAMTRRVAAGVTVWMGGLLAVMQVGAVAGQRGLTDAAQAPDSGGWLLAAYLVPLVPAVAAALLVPGDPHQPATEPVPADAERMPLADGERAVWLRRIGGGTGLWVGAGSVVLTSAMAVIGQQWGLLVVPALLAVLFAAMMVFEVRVDASGLRVRSALGWPRTFVPADEVVAARVVEVFAFRQFGGWGWRVGPGGSVGIVPRSGQGIEVERTGGRTLTITVDDAESGAALLNTMADRTR; this is translated from the coding sequence ATGACGACCGGTCCCGTCCCCGGCATCCGCACCGCGGAGCCCTGGAAGGCCCTGGCCCGCCGCTCGACCCTGTGGTCGTCGGCGGTCGCGCTGCTGCTCCTCGTCGCATCGGCGGCGGTCACCGTCGCGTGGCGCGACGACCTGCCCGACCCCGTCGCCTCGCACTGGGGCGCGGACGGCCAGGTCGACGGCGTGATGTCCCTGGGCGGCTGGGTCGCGGTCGTGCTGGGCACCGGTGTCGGCTGCACCCTGCTGTTCGGGGCGATCGGCTGGTTCTGGGGCAAGGCCGCGATGACGCGCCGCGTCGCGGCCGGCGTGACCGTGTGGATGGGCGGGCTCCTCGCCGTCATGCAGGTGGGAGCGGTCGCCGGGCAGCGCGGGCTCACCGACGCGGCGCAGGCGCCGGACTCGGGCGGCTGGCTCCTGGCCGCGTACCTCGTGCCGCTGGTCCCGGCCGTCGCGGCCGCTCTCCTGGTGCCCGGCGACCCGCACCAGCCCGCGACCGAGCCCGTCCCCGCCGATGCCGAGCGCATGCCGCTGGCCGACGGCGAGCGCGCCGTGTGGCTCCGGCGCATCGGCGGCGGCACCGGGCTCTGGGTGGGCGCGGGCTCCGTCGTGCTCACGTCGGCCATGGCTGTCATCGGGCAGCAGTGGGGCCTGCTCGTGGTCCCTGCGCTCCTTGCCGTGCTGTTCGCCGCGATGATGGTCTTCGAGGTGCGCGTCGACGCGTCCGGGCTGCGCGTGCGCTCCGCCCTGGGCTGGCCGCGCACGTTCGTGCCCGCCGACGAGGTCGTCGCGGCCCGCGTCGTCGAGGTCTTCGCGTTCCGCCAGTTCGGCGGCTGGGGCTGGCGCGTCGGGCCCGGCGGGAGCGTCGGCATCGTGCCGCGCAGCGGCCAGGGCATCGAGGTCGAGCGCACCGGCGGCCGCACGCTGACGATCACGGTGGACGACGCCGAGTCCGGCGCCGCCCTGCTCAACACGATGGCCGACCGCACGCGCTGA
- the epsC gene encoding serine O-acetyltransferase EpsC translates to MTDLHAVREATLAGHGDDEDDHVHVMPPGHRPGLRHLLEILLEDLDAAHAHDPAARTRLEVALAYPGVHALWVHRLSHRMWHAHLRLAARLLSQLARFVTGIEIHPGAIIGRRLFIDHGMGVVIGQTTEIGDDCILFQGSTLGGRSMTRGKRHPTLGNRVMIGAGARVLGPITLGDDVQVGANAVVVKDVPAGAVAVGVPAHVRMPSAAPAEREKLQDPALLIEYSI, encoded by the coding sequence ATGACCGATCTGCACGCCGTGCGCGAGGCGACTCTTGCCGGGCACGGCGACGACGAGGACGACCACGTCCATGTCATGCCGCCCGGGCACCGCCCGGGCCTGCGTCACCTGCTCGAGATCCTGCTGGAGGACCTCGACGCCGCCCACGCCCACGACCCGGCCGCGCGCACCCGCCTGGAGGTCGCGCTGGCCTACCCGGGCGTGCACGCCCTGTGGGTGCACCGGCTGAGCCACCGCATGTGGCACGCGCACCTGCGGCTGGCGGCGCGCCTGCTCTCGCAGCTCGCCCGGTTCGTCACCGGCATCGAGATCCACCCCGGGGCGATCATCGGGCGCCGCCTGTTCATCGACCACGGCATGGGCGTCGTGATCGGGCAGACCACCGAGATCGGCGACGACTGCATCCTCTTCCAGGGCTCGACCCTGGGCGGGCGGTCCATGACGCGCGGCAAGCGCCACCCGACGCTCGGCAACCGGGTCATGATCGGCGCCGGCGCCCGCGTGCTGGGCCCCATCACGCTGGGCGACGACGTGCAGGTGGGCGCCAACGCCGTCGTCGTGAAGGACGTCCCCGCCGGGGCGGTCGCGGTGGGCGTGCCCGCGCACGTCCGGATGCCGTCGGCGGCTCCGGCCGAGCGCGAGAAGCTCCAGGACCCGGCGCTGCTCATCGAGTACTCGATCTGA
- the cysK gene encoding cysteine synthase A: MARIYDDATKLIGGTPLVRLNKLTEGLGATVLAKLEFYNPANSVKDRIGVAIVDAAEASGELAPGGTIVEATSGNTGIALAWVGAVRGYNVVLAMPETMSKERRALLRAYGAELVLTPGADGMKGAVAEAEKIVAERPGAILARQFANEANPAIHRKTTAEEIWADTDGGVDAVVSGIGTGGTITGVGQVLKERKPEVKVIAVEPKESAILNGGAPGPHKIQGIGANFIPEILDTTVYDEVLDIDAETAIEYARRAAKEEGLLVGISSGAAIAAALQLAGRPEYAGKTIVAVIPDFGERYLSTVLYADLLD, translated from the coding sequence ATGGCCCGCATCTACGACGACGCGACGAAGCTGATCGGCGGCACGCCGCTCGTGCGCCTGAACAAGCTCACGGAGGGCCTCGGCGCCACCGTGCTCGCCAAGCTCGAGTTCTACAACCCCGCCAACTCGGTCAAGGACCGCATCGGCGTCGCGATCGTCGACGCCGCCGAGGCGTCGGGCGAGCTCGCGCCCGGGGGCACCATCGTCGAGGCGACGTCGGGCAACACCGGCATCGCCCTGGCATGGGTCGGCGCGGTGCGCGGCTACAACGTCGTGCTCGCGATGCCGGAGACCATGTCGAAGGAGCGCCGCGCCCTGCTGCGCGCCTACGGCGCCGAGCTGGTGCTGACCCCGGGCGCGGACGGCATGAAGGGCGCCGTCGCCGAGGCGGAGAAGATCGTCGCCGAGCGCCCGGGCGCGATCCTGGCCCGTCAGTTCGCCAACGAGGCCAACCCGGCGATCCACCGCAAGACGACGGCCGAGGAGATCTGGGCCGACACCGACGGCGGCGTCGACGCCGTGGTCTCCGGCATCGGCACGGGCGGCACCATCACCGGTGTCGGCCAGGTGCTCAAGGAGCGCAAGCCCGAGGTCAAGGTCATCGCGGTCGAGCCCAAGGAGTCCGCGATCCTCAACGGCGGCGCCCCCGGCCCGCACAAGATCCAGGGCATCGGCGCCAACTTCATCCCGGAGATCCTCGACACCACGGTCTACGACGAGGTGCTCGACATCGACGCCGAGACGGCGATCGAGTACGCGCGCCGCGCCGCCAAGGAGGAGGGGCTGCTCGTCGGCATCTCGTCGGGCGCTGCGATCGCCGCTGCGCTCCAGCTCGCGGGCCGTCCCGAGTACGCCGGCAAGACGATCGTCGCCGTGATCCCCGACTTCGGTGAGCGCTACCTGTCGACCGTCCTGTACGCGGACCTGCTCGACTGA
- a CDS encoding helix-turn-helix domain-containing protein: MSNTTPSTTATGRASAHPQHGQAEHLNPDPLLTVAEAAKFLTLTQPMLREAIREGHIASVRLSARGIRIRRSELDRYIDARTRPARAGR; this comes from the coding sequence ATGTCGAACACCACCCCGAGCACGACCGCCACCGGTCGCGCTTCCGCACACCCGCAGCACGGCCAGGCCGAGCACCTCAACCCTGACCCGCTGCTCACGGTCGCTGAGGCCGCGAAGTTCCTCACCCTGACCCAGCCGATGCTGCGCGAGGCGATCCGAGAGGGTCACATCGCGTCCGTCCGACTCAGCGCGCGCGGAATCCGCATCCGCCGTTCCGAGCTCGATCGGTACATCGACGCCCGCACCCGTCCGGCCCGTGCGGGGCGCTGA
- a CDS encoding helix-turn-helix domain-containing protein produces MWKRAVWASETLSSSEKLAALLFEEFAGASVQGVWVTTETLASMTGLSRRTAVTVRASLVTKGWLVETTAATPRTAARYALAIPDTEPAVEVPAATEPDDVKMVPGARVQHDGGPVHRVPAERSNVVRFPSQGGGPRELRTATPTYPRGADGAKVYAEPECDADGSRLRVDGSCPICSRLSSAVAL; encoded by the coding sequence ATGTGGAAGCGTGCCGTGTGGGCGTCGGAGACGCTCAGCTCTAGCGAGAAGCTCGCAGCGCTGCTGTTCGAGGAGTTCGCGGGCGCCAGCGTGCAGGGCGTGTGGGTGACTACGGAGACGCTCGCCAGCATGACGGGCCTCTCTCGTCGAACCGCCGTCACGGTCCGCGCGTCGCTCGTGACGAAGGGGTGGCTTGTCGAGACGACGGCCGCGACGCCGCGCACGGCCGCGCGGTACGCGCTGGCGATCCCGGACACCGAACCGGCCGTGGAGGTGCCCGCGGCGACCGAGCCCGACGACGTGAAGATGGTCCCGGGTGCGCGCGTGCAGCACGACGGCGGCCCGGTCCACCGTGTGCCCGCGGAGCGCTCCAACGTGGTGAGGTTCCCCTCGCAGGGTGGCGGCCCGCGCGAGCTGCGCACGGCGACGCCCACCTATCCGCGCGGCGCGGACGGCGCCAAGGTCTACGCCGAGCCCGAGTGCGACGCGGACGGCTCGCGCCTGCGTGTTGACGGCTCGTGCCCGATCTGCTCGCGCCTGTCGTCGGCGGTGGCCCTGTGA
- a CDS encoding DUF2637 domain-containing protein codes for MWAVAGLVAVVAAVSFALSASALVAVAGWAGVHGRLAWCVPVLADGGALAFSLAALVRREQGRGTAVEWVSLGVLAAVSVAANVAHAMGGAVAPSVRVAVGVAVVGVAPVVVLVATHTLAGLVAPHVAPASAPVADVAQVDDTEPVHEPERAEAAHAAPVLVAQAGAAVAAAVAEPVPAVAASVADVAQVAHAAPSHELRDVATVPPAEGAPWSDVPLWGELEPQEADDRGDLAAMRAMRNSGATLREVGAAFGVHASTVKRRLSAAPAGAVLAGA; via the coding sequence GTGTGGGCCGTCGCTGGTCTCGTGGCCGTCGTTGCGGCCGTGTCGTTCGCCCTCTCGGCGTCGGCCCTCGTGGCTGTCGCCGGGTGGGCCGGGGTGCATGGGCGCCTGGCGTGGTGCGTGCCGGTCCTCGCAGACGGTGGCGCGCTGGCGTTCAGCCTCGCTGCCCTCGTGCGCCGCGAGCAGGGGCGCGGCACGGCGGTCGAGTGGGTCAGCCTCGGCGTGCTCGCCGCGGTGAGCGTTGCGGCGAACGTTGCGCACGCGATGGGCGGAGCCGTTGCGCCGAGCGTGCGCGTTGCGGTCGGCGTTGCGGTGGTCGGCGTCGCGCCTGTCGTGGTGCTCGTCGCGACGCACACTCTGGCGGGTCTCGTCGCGCCACACGTTGCGCCCGCGTCGGCCCCCGTTGCGGACGTGGCACAGGTGGACGACACCGAGCCGGTGCACGAGCCGGAGCGTGCCGAGGCGGCACACGCGGCGCCGGTCCTCGTGGCCCAGGCGGGGGCAGCCGTTGCGGCCGCCGTTGCGGAGCCCGTGCCCGCTGTCGCGGCGTCCGTTGCGGACGTGGCACAGGTGGCACACGCGGCTCCGTCGCACGAGTTGCGGGACGTTGCGACGGTTCCGCCGGCGGAGGGCGCGCCGTGGTCTGACGTGCCGCTGTGGGGGGAACTCGAGCCCCAGGAAGCGGACGACCGGGGCGACCTGGCAGCCATGCGCGCCATGCGCAACAGTGGCGCAACGCTGCGCGAGGTCGGCGCTGCGTTCGGCGTCCATGCATCCACGGTCAAGCGCCGGTTGAGCGCTGCACCGGCCGGGGCGGTGCTGGCGGGCGCCTGA
- a CDS encoding FtsK/SpoIIIE domain-containing protein, whose protein sequence is MAIAEPIARESLAAAAPAAPSAPRRIHRPVLPKVLTDAATATAGARWASSYAAHAAAFHLVRVPAYGLRLVTLAPRGAWRAVRAGAVFALDLDGRPDYVTARRAAANDPARLVQLVEHRRDMLARRRMLLGLPLVVLLVGAVVGWLMTGPALHAAAVAALVALLGVAEARAARVPVTKHAADVVESPPLSFPVLREALAACGVPNLRADAVRFPEDVTRDGAASRAAVDLPVPAAAVIAKRSQLAAALRRPLSCLWLEPAPEVHEARLIVWALDRPVKPRPWPLLRSGEVNVFRPVVVGVDQLGRQVSVTLAGVHGVCGGVPGSGKSAWLRLVALAFALDPRASLHIIDGKGGGDFGALAPLCTTYVAGDEPEDLDTVAATLRGLQADMRRRYKILRAMPNVVKVTDELATADPRLRPVLLLVDESQVPFEDKARGAELAELTADLVRRGRAVGVHVWVGTQRPDSVSLPTPIRSNVQLRFALRLMDSDSTDMTLGTSSYKAGYRPTVFGRSDVGTGWLKGDSDDPQIVRAAFVSPEDAEAVVRRALAAREGVERPTLPADVEQAGSVVEHLAALWPTTVDRLWCDDMAGMLREAFPTTYGNLTAESLGRLLRDHGLPVRKVNQTRDGRRYNRAGMLRAELTTPDAVTL, encoded by the coding sequence GTGGCTATCGCAGAACCTATCGCGCGCGAGTCCCTCGCGGCCGCCGCGCCTGCCGCGCCGAGCGCGCCGCGCCGCATCCACCGCCCCGTACTGCCCAAGGTGCTCACCGACGCCGCCACGGCGACGGCGGGCGCCCGCTGGGCGTCGTCGTATGCCGCGCACGCGGCCGCCTTCCACCTCGTGCGCGTGCCCGCCTACGGGCTGCGCCTGGTGACGCTGGCACCTCGTGGCGCCTGGCGCGCCGTGCGAGCGGGCGCCGTGTTCGCCCTCGACCTCGACGGCCGCCCCGACTACGTGACCGCCCGCCGCGCGGCCGCCAACGACCCCGCCCGGCTCGTGCAGCTCGTGGAGCACCGCCGCGACATGCTGGCCCGCCGCCGGATGCTGCTCGGGCTGCCTCTGGTGGTGCTGCTCGTGGGCGCCGTCGTCGGCTGGCTCATGACCGGCCCGGCCCTGCACGCCGCCGCCGTGGCCGCCCTCGTGGCGCTGCTCGGCGTCGCCGAGGCCCGCGCGGCCCGCGTGCCCGTGACCAAGCACGCCGCCGACGTCGTGGAATCGCCCCCGCTGTCGTTCCCCGTGCTGCGCGAGGCCCTCGCCGCGTGCGGGGTGCCGAACCTGCGCGCCGACGCCGTGCGGTTCCCCGAGGACGTCACCCGCGACGGCGCCGCCTCCCGGGCCGCCGTTGACCTGCCCGTGCCCGCGGCCGCCGTGATCGCCAAGCGGTCCCAGCTCGCGGCCGCGCTGCGCCGCCCGCTGTCGTGCCTGTGGCTGGAACCGGCGCCCGAGGTGCACGAGGCCCGCTTGATCGTGTGGGCGCTGGACCGTCCCGTGAAGCCGCGCCCGTGGCCGCTGCTGCGCTCGGGTGAGGTCAACGTGTTCCGGCCCGTCGTCGTCGGCGTGGACCAGCTCGGGCGTCAGGTCTCCGTGACCCTCGCAGGCGTCCACGGCGTCTGCGGCGGTGTGCCCGGCTCGGGCAAGAGCGCGTGGCTGCGCCTGGTGGCCCTCGCGTTCGCCCTGGACCCGCGCGCGTCGCTGCACATCATCGACGGCAAGGGCGGCGGCGACTTCGGCGCGCTGGCGCCCCTGTGCACCACGTACGTGGCCGGAGACGAGCCCGAGGACCTCGACACCGTGGCCGCCACGCTGCGCGGCCTACAGGCCGACATGCGGCGCCGGTACAAGATCCTGCGCGCCATGCCCAACGTCGTGAAGGTGACCGACGAGCTGGCGACCGCGGACCCGCGCCTACGGCCCGTGCTGCTGCTCGTGGACGAGTCCCAAGTCCCGTTCGAGGACAAGGCCCGCGGCGCCGAGCTCGCAGAGCTGACGGCCGACCTCGTGCGCCGCGGCCGCGCTGTCGGCGTGCACGTGTGGGTGGGCACGCAGCGGCCCGACTCCGTGAGCCTGCCGACGCCGATCCGCTCCAACGTCCAACTCCGGTTCGCGCTGCGGCTCATGGACTCCGACAGCACAGACATGACGCTCGGCACGTCGAGCTACAAGGCCGGATACCGGCCCACCGTCTTTGGTCGCTCGGACGTCGGCACCGGCTGGCTGAAGGGTGACAGTGATGACCCGCAGATCGTGCGGGCCGCGTTCGTCTCCCCCGAGGACGCCGAGGCAGTCGTACGGCGCGCCCTGGCCGCCCGTGAGGGTGTCGAGCGCCCGACGCTGCCCGCCGACGTCGAGCAGGCCGGGAGCGTAGTGGAGCACCTCGCCGCGCTGTGGCCGACGACGGTTGACCGTCTGTGGTGCGACGACATGGCCGGGATGCTGCGCGAGGCGTTCCCCACGACGTACGGCAACCTCACGGCCGAATCCCTGGGCCGTCTCCTGCGCGACCACGGTTTGCCCGTGCGCAAGGTGAACCAGACCCGCGACGGCCGTCGCTACAACCGCGCCGGGATGCTGCGCGCCGAGCTCACGACGCCCGACGCGGTGACCCTGTGA
- a CDS encoding tyrosine-type recombinase/integrase: protein MSAAARRRRTTPRELAPTWRAALDAWSAAMRADGRAESTIAARCKYVRAFARDVEADDPWSVVHDDLATFVAAHAGTSASAYSHRSALRTFYAWAEGAGHVAQSPALYLDGANGGRPVARRQARPVGAHGPLPLWTPGVWEGPLAAWRVEQRARGLSTRTLRTWDYHLRNLSRTVPHRDPFTLTRSDLTEFMADRARWSNETRRGCRSAFRSFYGWAAEAGHVTEDPAAKLPKIATTAPLPHPASETAVHFAVLTATPRERLMVRLAAEIGLRCAEVSQVHSRDLVRHDDGWSLVVLGKGARRRVMPLPDELAAELRGLPDGWAFPSPSGAHLTPDYVSKLVRRLLPPGVTMHALRHRFATRTYAMSRDVFVVQSLLGHSKPETTRRYVEVGDDRLRAAVVDLARATTRSPRPAGARWN, encoded by the coding sequence GTGAGCGCGGCCGCGCGCCGCAGGCGTACGACGCCCCGCGAGCTCGCGCCGACGTGGCGCGCCGCCCTGGACGCCTGGTCCGCCGCCATGCGAGCGGACGGCCGGGCAGAGTCCACCATCGCCGCCCGGTGCAAGTACGTGCGCGCGTTCGCCCGCGACGTCGAGGCCGACGACCCCTGGTCGGTCGTGCACGACGACCTGGCTACGTTCGTGGCAGCGCACGCCGGGACCTCGGCCAGCGCGTACAGCCACCGGTCGGCGCTGCGCACGTTCTACGCCTGGGCCGAGGGCGCCGGGCACGTCGCACAGTCCCCCGCGCTGTACCTCGACGGCGCCAACGGCGGCCGCCCCGTGGCCCGACGTCAGGCCCGGCCCGTGGGGGCTCACGGGCCGTTGCCCCTGTGGACTCCCGGCGTGTGGGAGGGGCCGCTGGCCGCCTGGCGCGTCGAGCAGCGGGCCCGCGGCCTGTCGACTCGCACCCTTCGTACCTGGGACTACCACCTGCGCAACCTGTCCCGCACGGTCCCGCACCGCGACCCCTTCACCCTGACGCGGTCCGACCTGACCGAGTTCATGGCCGACCGCGCCCGCTGGTCCAACGAGACGCGCCGCGGGTGCCGGTCCGCGTTCCGCTCGTTCTACGGCTGGGCCGCCGAGGCCGGGCACGTCACAGAAGACCCGGCCGCCAAGCTGCCGAAGATCGCTACCACCGCGCCCCTGCCGCACCCGGCGTCCGAGACGGCCGTGCACTTCGCGGTGCTCACCGCCACGCCCCGTGAGCGGCTCATGGTGCGCCTGGCCGCGGAGATCGGGCTGCGGTGTGCCGAGGTCTCGCAGGTGCACTCCCGCGACCTGGTGCGCCACGACGACGGGTGGTCCCTGGTCGTGCTCGGCAAGGGCGCCCGCCGCCGCGTGATGCCTCTGCCCGACGAGCTCGCGGCCGAGCTGCGCGGTCTGCCCGACGGGTGGGCGTTCCCCTCCCCGTCGGGGGCGCACCTGACCCCGGACTACGTGTCCAAGCTCGTGCGCAGGCTGCTCCCGCCCGGGGTGACCATGCACGCCCTGCGGCATCGGTTCGCGACGCGCACCTACGCGATGAGCCGAGACGTGTTCGTCGTGCAGTCCCTGCTCGGGCACTCCAAGCCCGAGACGACCCGCCGCTACGTCGAGGTGGGCGACGACCGCCTACGCGCCGCCGTGGTGGACCTCGCCCGGGCCACCACCCGCAGCCCGCGACCGGCGGGCGCCCGCTGGAACTGA
- a CDS encoding site-specific integrase, protein MPGPRPPRTAPEPSALTLADVAAIGAHMPPRYAVAVHLCAWAGLRSAEVFALRRHDVSLARDDTGTLRRPLLVVCDEVHERPGADVTTRPARTQRRPRPVHLPRTVGELLAAHLAAVPNRADNALVFAAPDGRPLTSLRRTRLLSRAAAAAGRPRVVWHDLRRVSAALAYSAGGSPADVAARLGVRPSTPAGRTTPDADARLAERLDALTTTGDRQ, encoded by the coding sequence ATGCCCGGGCCGCGCCCGCCCCGGACCGCCCCTGAGCCTTCGGCCCTCACGCTCGCCGACGTCGCCGCGATCGGTGCCCACATGCCGCCGCGGTACGCCGTAGCGGTGCACCTGTGCGCGTGGGCGGGCCTGCGCTCCGCTGAGGTGTTCGCCCTGCGTCGCCATGACGTGAGCCTCGCGCGCGACGACACGGGCACGCTGCGGCGCCCGCTGCTCGTGGTCTGCGACGAGGTGCACGAGCGCCCGGGCGCCGACGTGACCACCCGCCCGGCCAGGACGCAGCGCCGCCCGCGCCCGGTGCACCTGCCGCGCACGGTTGGCGAGCTGCTCGCCGCACACCTGGCCGCCGTGCCGAACCGGGCAGACAACGCGCTCGTGTTCGCCGCACCGGACGGGCGCCCGCTGACGTCGCTACGACGCACCCGGCTCCTGTCCCGGGCCGCGGCCGCCGCCGGGCGGCCCCGGGTCGTCTGGCACGACCTGCGGCGCGTTTCGGCCGCTCTCGCCTACTCCGCCGGCGGATCGCCCGCCGACGTCGCGGCCCGTCTCGGCGTCAGGCCGAGCACCCCCGCAGGCCGCACCACCCCCGACGCAGACGCCCGGCTCGCCGAGCGTCTCGACGCCCTCACCACGACCGGAGACCGCCAGTGA
- a CDS encoding tyrosine-type recombinase/integrase: MSGSVRRLPSGRWQARYTDADDQRHTLGTYATRAEADGAVAVVLADMHRGTYRAPDLGSETLGDYAARWLARRSDLAPRTVQLYAHHLSTYVCARLDEPGANRRTIDLGAMELRALTPARVADWHAAVVATARATMATRSKRAATMARRTDAQAARAWARGAGLDVAPTGRLSPAVLDAWRADGAPGLPSLAGVAARDAGRTTGAQAYGLVRVVCNAAVREGLLVVNPCNVPGAGRAAAAERKPATLAQVDTIAEHMPPRYAAAVHVAAWSALRAGELFALRRQDVTVKRDEAGAVVGAVLSVTRGLIELKGQPPTFGPTKTRGSQRTVHLPRVAAEHLAAHLDTFTGGGADALVFCTATGRPLPGSGRQAFFTRARKAAGREDLRWHDLRHTGATWAARTGATLAELQARLGHSTVRAAMIYQHAVSDSDERLAARLDALHLDGAL, encoded by the coding sequence GTGAGCGGCTCCGTTCGCCGCCTTCCCTCGGGCCGCTGGCAGGCCCGCTACACCGACGCCGACGACCAGCGGCACACGCTGGGAACGTACGCCACGCGCGCGGAGGCAGACGGCGCCGTGGCCGTCGTGCTGGCCGACATGCACCGCGGCACCTACCGGGCACCCGACCTGGGGTCCGAGACGCTCGGCGACTACGCCGCCCGCTGGCTCGCCCGGCGCTCGGACCTCGCCCCGCGCACGGTGCAGCTCTACGCCCACCACCTGAGCACCTACGTGTGCGCCCGCCTGGACGAGCCCGGCGCCAACCGCCGCACGATCGACCTCGGGGCGATGGAACTACGCGCGCTCACCCCCGCCCGCGTCGCCGACTGGCACGCCGCCGTGGTCGCCACCGCGCGGGCCACCATGGCGACCCGCTCCAAGCGGGCCGCGACGATGGCACGGCGCACCGACGCCCAGGCCGCCCGGGCGTGGGCACGCGGCGCCGGGCTCGACGTCGCGCCGACCGGTCGCCTGAGCCCGGCCGTGCTCGACGCCTGGCGCGCTGACGGCGCCCCCGGGCTGCCCTCGCTGGCCGGTGTCGCAGCGCGCGACGCCGGGCGCACCACGGGCGCTCAGGCGTACGGGCTGGTGCGCGTGGTCTGCAACGCCGCGGTGCGTGAAGGGCTGCTCGTGGTCAACCCGTGCAACGTGCCCGGCGCTGGCCGGGCCGCGGCCGCCGAGCGCAAGCCCGCCACACTCGCCCAGGTGGACACCATCGCCGAGCACATGCCGCCGCGGTACGCGGCCGCGGTACACGTCGCCGCGTGGTCGGCGCTGCGCGCTGGCGAACTGTTCGCGCTGCGCCGCCAGGACGTGACCGTGAAGCGTGACGAGGCCGGCGCCGTGGTCGGCGCGGTGCTCAGCGTGACCCGCGGGCTCATCGAGCTCAAGGGCCAGCCGCCCACGTTCGGGCCCACCAAGACGCGCGGCTCGCAGCGCACCGTGCACCTGCCGCGGGTCGCCGCCGAGCATCTGGCCGCCCACCTGGACACGTTCACCGGCGGCGGCGCCGATGCCCTGGTGTTCTGCACCGCCACCGGGCGCCCGCTGCCCGGGTCCGGGCGTCAAGCGTTCTTCACGCGGGCGCGCAAGGCCGCCGGGCGTGAGGATCTGCGCTGGCACGACCTGCGCCACACCGGCGCAACGTGGGCCGCGCGCACCGGCGCAACGCTCGCCGAGCTGCAAGCCCGCCTCGGGCACTCCACCGTGCGCGCCGCGATGATCTACCAACACGCCGTGTCGGACTCTGACGAGCGGCTCGCCGCGCGCCTGGACGCCCTGCACCTGGACGGGGCCCTGTGA
- a CDS encoding Type 1 glutamine amidotransferase-like domain-containing protein translates to MKYLLTSSGISNPSIHAALVDLLGKPIDECSALVIPTAAYWFSQGPDIAYGLITGATQRLTAHGWKSVGVLELTALPSIAADAWVPRVRETDVLLVGGGDPMYLCRWLRESGFADLMPTLDDDAVWVGTSAGSMAVTASFGENYNDRPVPTTGTETPLGLVDIAIYPHLDHPAMEDTAVANVAAWAQGVPVPAYGIDDSTAIRVVDGTLEVVSEGHWELFEDPGRRA, encoded by the coding sequence GTGAAGTACCTGCTCACCTCGTCGGGGATCTCCAACCCGAGCATCCACGCGGCGCTCGTCGACCTGCTCGGCAAACCGATCGACGAGTGCAGCGCCCTGGTGATCCCGACGGCGGCGTACTGGTTCAGCCAGGGCCCGGACATCGCCTACGGCCTGATCACCGGGGCGACGCAGCGGCTGACGGCGCACGGCTGGAAGTCGGTGGGCGTGCTCGAGCTCACCGCGCTGCCGAGCATCGCCGCGGACGCCTGGGTCCCGCGCGTCCGCGAGACCGACGTGCTCCTGGTCGGCGGCGGCGACCCCATGTACCTGTGCAGGTGGCTGCGCGAGTCCGGGTTCGCCGACCTCATGCCCACGCTCGACGACGACGCCGTGTGGGTGGGGACGAGCGCTGGCAGCATGGCCGTCACGGCGAGCTTCGGCGAGAACTACAACGATCGTCCTGTCCCGACGACCGGCACCGAGACGCCGCTGGGGCTCGTCGACATCGCCATCTACCCCCACCTGGACCACCCCGCGATGGAGGACACCGCGGTGGCCAACGTGGCCGCGTGGGCACAAGGCGTGCCCGTGCCGGCCTACGGGATCGACGACAGCACGGCGATCCGGGTGGTCGACGGGACGCTCGAGGTGGTGTCGGAGGGGCACTGGGAGCTGTTCGAGGACCCGGGCCGTCGGGCGTGA
- a CDS encoding VOC family protein, whose amino-acid sequence MPGLHHVELWVADLSTASAWGWLLGRLGFALVQEWPSGQSWSAGGAYLTLTTSPNLSSPVHDRRRAGMNHVAFHAGPASEVDALMADAAEHGWTPLYQERYPHAGGPGHYAGWLEDSAGFKVEVVAEPA is encoded by the coding sequence GTGCCGGGTCTCCATCATGTCGAGCTGTGGGTCGCCGACCTCTCCACCGCCTCCGCGTGGGGATGGCTGCTCGGGCGGCTCGGGTTCGCGCTGGTGCAGGAGTGGCCCTCGGGCCAGTCGTGGAGCGCGGGCGGCGCGTACCTGACGTTGACGACGTCGCCGAACCTGTCGAGCCCCGTGCACGACCGACGCAGGGCGGGGATGAACCACGTCGCGTTCCACGCCGGACCTGCGTCCGAGGTCGACGCGCTCATGGCCGACGCCGCGGAGCACGGGTGGACGCCGCTCTACCAGGAGCGCTATCCGCATGCCGGCGGTCCCGGCCACTACGCGGGCTGGCTGGAGGACTCCGCCGGGTTCAAGGTCGAGGTCGTCGCCGAACCGGCCTAG